The Procambarus clarkii isolate CNS0578487 chromosome 76, FALCON_Pclarkii_2.0, whole genome shotgun sequence genome includes a window with the following:
- the LOC138357214 gene encoding nuclear transcription factor Y subunit beta-like, producing the protein MSLRARPRSYVFVLRFGRGVKQDEGKYVTPYTSDANDRFKPQLRRSVRPETKDALQTNISSNHYQATTKVLNHYQAITKVQNHYQATTKVQNHYQAITKVQNHYQAITKVQNHYQATTKVQNHYQATTKVQNHYQAITKVQNHYQAITKVQNHYQATTKVQNHYQAITKVQNHYQTTTKVQNHYQTTTKVQNHYQATTKVQNHNQATTKVQNHYQATTKVQNHYQATTMVQNHYQATTKVQNHYQATTKVQNHYQATTKVQNHYQAITMVQNHYQAITMVQNHYQATTKVQNHYQATTKVQNHYQANTMVQNHYQAITKTQNINILRMSYHLQDKTANSSNTFFRGVEIA; encoded by the exons ATGTCTCTGAGAGCTAGGCCGAGGTCATATGTCTTCgtccttcgcttcggtagaggag TCAAGCAAGATGAAGGCAAATACGTCACACCGTACACTTCAGATGCTAACGACCGCTTCAAGCCACAGTTGAGACGATCTGTCAGACCAGAGACCAAAGATGCTTTACAGACTAATATATCCAGC AACCACTACCAAGCCACCACTAAGGTACTGAACCACTACCAAGCCATCACTAAGGTTCAGAACCACTACCAAGCCACCACTAAGGTTCAGAACCACTACCAAGCCATCACTAAGGTTCAGAACCACTACCAAGCCATCACTAAGGTTCAGAACCACTACCAAGCCACCACTAAGGTTCAGAACCACTACCAAGCCACCACTAAGGTTCAGAACCACTACCAAGCCATCACTAAGGTTCAGAACCACTACCAAGCCATCACTAAGGTTCAGAACCACTACCAAGCCACCACTAAGGTTCAGAACCACTACCAAGCCATCACTAAGGTTCAGAACCACTACCAAACCACCACTAAGGTTCAGAACCACTACCAAACCACCACTAAGGTTCAGAACCACTACCAAGCCACCACTAAGGTTCAGAACCACAACCAAGCCACCACTAAGGTTCAGAACCACTACCAAGCCACCACTAAGGTTCAGAACCACTACCAAGCCACCACTATGGTTCAGAACCACTACCAAGCCACCACTAAGGTTCAGAACCACTACCAAGCCACCACTAAGGTTCAGAACCACTACCAAGCCACCACTAAGGTTCAGAACCACTACCAAGCCATCACTATGGTTCAGAACCACTACCAAGCCATCACTATGGTTCAGAACCACTACCAAGCCACCACTAAGGTTCAGAACCACTACCAAGCCACCACTAAGGTTCAGAACCACTACCAAGCCAACACTATGGTTCAGAACCACTACCAAGCCATCACTAAGACTCAGAATATAAACATCTTACGCATGTCTTACCATCTTCAAGACAAGACTGCCAACTCGTCTAACACCTTCTttagaggggtagaaatagcctaa